Proteins encoded together in one bacterium window:
- a CDS encoding zinc metalloprotease HtpX, with product MFLNSLKTAALLAGLSSILLVMGHWIGGNSGVAFAFIFSLLLNFLTYFFSDKLVLAMYGAKPLDQARFQYIYDMVGDLCENANMPMPKLWYLSTNMTNAFATGRNPQHASVAVTQGILDILTEDELRGVLAHEISHIKNRDILIGTIAATIATAIGYLANMLQWAVFLGYGGRSRDDRNNGLAALVVAIVMPFAAMLIQLAVSRSREYQADESGAHYCHDPLALASALEKLHGAGKHQHAQPSSPAQAASASLFIVYPFSAKGMLSLFSTHPPMEKRIERLRKMAGRR from the coding sequence ATGTTTTTAAATTCACTTAAAACTGCTGCACTTTTGGCAGGGCTTAGTAGCATACTGTTGGTGATGGGCCATTGGATTGGTGGCAACAGCGGCGTTGCGTTTGCGTTTATTTTCTCATTGCTCTTAAACTTTTTAACCTACTTTTTTTCAGACAAATTAGTACTAGCCATGTACGGCGCCAAGCCACTTGATCAAGCACGCTTTCAGTATATTTACGACATGGTTGGCGATTTGTGTGAAAACGCTAACATGCCGATGCCAAAATTGTGGTATCTGTCAACCAACATGACCAACGCATTTGCAACTGGCCGCAACCCGCAGCATGCATCGGTGGCGGTTACGCAGGGCATTTTGGATATTTTAACGGAAGATGAATTGCGTGGCGTGCTCGCGCATGAAATTTCTCACATTAAAAATCGCGATATTTTAATTGGCACGATTGCCGCGACCATTGCGACAGCCATCGGCTACCTTGCCAACATGCTTCAATGGGCGGTATTTTTGGGCTATGGCGGTCGTTCTCGTGACGATCGCAACAACGGCCTTGCAGCGCTTGTCGTTGCAATTGTCATGCCATTTGCCGCCATGCTCATTCAGTTGGCGGTCTCGCGATCTCGTGAGTATCAAGCGGACGAATCAGGCGCGCATTATTGCCACGATCCGTTGGCACTTGCTTCCGCACTTGAAAAATTGCATGGCGCTGGCAAGCACCAGCACGCCCAGCCAAGCTCGCCTGCACAAGCGGCATCAGCAAGTTTGTTTATTGTTTATCCGTTTTCGGCAAAAGGCATGTTGAGTTTGTTTTCAACTCATCCGCCAATGGAAAAGCGGATTGAGCGGTTAAGAAAGATGGCGGGAAGACGATAG
- the secD gene encoding protein translocase subunit SecD: MSTQSGIVRLLFAPVMFWLLVVGAGSYYMISFDEKMAREAKQEASWTGYFAKMANALRLAGINKGIDIAGGTYLVLGVEVEKALENRLALENRSLDQLLISKGLKTMPTSKTFKEGALELMFADEEVAKSCYNILKENRGTVLNVKRSGVVVRATLSSDAENQLRVGAVEQAVSVLTTRLGNYGVEGNLVQQHGARQVVVQLPGLDDPDRVKSIVQKTAHLELKLVEESAAKAETLLDKFDGELPQDKMIVPGRSDEGEPRRYFLVSAFPDMTGEHITDARVEFDEYGKAQVGFVLDSVGADEFADITANNVHKHLGIVIDNVMFSDPVINGAIPGGKASITNIASQKEALDLSIVLRSGSLVAPLKFEQENRVGAKLGQDSVKKGIFSCLVALLLLFVFSIFYYKIPGLFAVLALLLNLFLILLFLSYFNATLTLPGIAGMVVSIGMGIDASILIYENIREHIAAGIPVRLAVDRGFKGVMPVILDSNITTFLTGAVLFYFGGPAIKGFAVTLMAGIVATILSGVYFLKSLFSFTLDRIGVGSLRF, encoded by the coding sequence ATGAGCACTCAATCAGGGATTGTCAGATTGCTATTTGCCCCAGTTATGTTTTGGCTACTGGTGGTGGGAGCTGGTTCTTATTACATGATTTCTTTCGACGAAAAAATGGCACGTGAAGCAAAACAAGAAGCTTCGTGGACTGGCTATTTTGCAAAAATGGCGAATGCTTTGCGTTTGGCTGGTATCAATAAAGGTATCGACATTGCGGGCGGTACGTACCTTGTTTTGGGTGTAGAAGTTGAAAAAGCGCTTGAAAATCGTTTGGCATTAGAAAATAGATCATTGGATCAATTGTTGATCAGCAAGGGCTTGAAGACGATGCCAACGTCCAAGACGTTTAAAGAAGGCGCGCTTGAGCTTATGTTTGCTGACGAAGAAGTTGCAAAATCTTGCTACAATATTCTGAAAGAAAATCGTGGTACCGTACTAAACGTCAAACGTTCTGGTGTGGTGGTGCGCGCAACGTTGAGCAGTGATGCTGAAAACCAGCTGCGTGTTGGTGCTGTTGAGCAAGCAGTTAGCGTGCTTACAACGCGGCTAGGTAACTATGGCGTTGAAGGCAATTTGGTACAGCAGCATGGCGCACGCCAAGTGGTGGTACAGCTGCCAGGTCTTGATGATCCTGATCGTGTAAAATCTATCGTACAAAAAACAGCGCATCTTGAATTAAAATTAGTTGAAGAAAGTGCTGCAAAAGCAGAAACGCTTCTTGATAAATTTGATGGCGAATTGCCACAAGATAAAATGATTGTTCCTGGTCGTTCAGATGAAGGTGAACCGCGACGTTATTTCTTGGTCTCAGCATTTCCTGACATGACTGGCGAGCATATTACTGACGCGCGTGTTGAGTTTGACGAGTACGGCAAAGCACAAGTTGGTTTTGTACTTGATAGCGTTGGTGCCGATGAGTTTGCTGATATTACGGCAAACAATGTTCATAAACATTTGGGTATTGTGATCGATAACGTTATGTTTTCAGATCCTGTCATTAACGGCGCCATTCCTGGTGGTAAAGCAAGTATTACTAACATTGCTTCACAAAAAGAAGCGCTTGATTTATCGATCGTTTTGCGCTCTGGGTCGCTTGTTGCGCCACTTAAATTTGAACAAGAAAATCGTGTTGGCGCTAAGTTGGGGCAAGATTCTGTTAAAAAAGGTATCTTTTCTTGCTTAGTAGCATTGCTTTTATTGTTTGTTTTTAGTATATTCTACTACAAGATTCCTGGGCTCTTTGCAGTACTTGCGTTGTTGTTGAATTTGTTCTTGATCTTATTGTTCTTGTCATACTTCAATGCGACGTTAACTTTACCTGGTATTGCCGGTATGGTCGTGTCGATTGGGATGGGTATTGACGCTTCGATTTTGATTTACGAAAATATTCGTGAACATATTGCGGCGGGTATTCCAGTTCGGTTGGCAGTAGATCGAGGATTTAAAGGCGTAATGCCGGTGATTCTTGATTCAAACATCACGACGTTTTTAACGGGCGCTGTGTTGTTTTATTTCGGTGGGCCTGCAATTAAAGGCTTTGCCGTAACGCTGATGGCAGGTATTGTTGCGACAATACTTTCCGGCGTTTACTTTTTGAAATCCCTCTTTTCATTTACGTTGGACAGAATCGGTGTTGGTTCATTAAGATTTTAG